The following proteins come from a genomic window of Sorghum bicolor cultivar BTx623 chromosome 3, Sorghum_bicolor_NCBIv3, whole genome shotgun sequence:
- the LOC110433817 gene encoding uncharacterized protein LOC110433817 isoform X2, with amino-acid sequence MMTSRLKLLALPILLVLLILFAARPRVLPEAVLRAPVLPGDLLPLLPWSVAQPLLRRLALRGPADLLPAFVGAARPQAPDDAHPLAEWKGACFYENRAWVEFRNGTDGGLGGGIVHVETSKAHSWTCIDLYVFATPYRVTWDYYFLGREHTLDFEEWESEAEYEYVKRNGVSIFLMPSGTIGTLRALWEVFPLFTNTAWGENANLAFLKKHMGATFEERPKPWVSELNPDDIHSGDFLVLSKIRGRWGGFETLEKWVTGAYAGHTAVCLRDSDGKLWVGESGNENEQGEDVIAILPWEEWWEFEVTKDDSNPQIALLPLHPDLRAKFNETAAWIYAKSMDGKPYGYHNMIFSWIDTISDNYPPPLDAHVVASVMTVWTKLQPEYAGNMWEEALNKRLGTKGLHLSEIIVESEKRGITFDKLLTVPENDSWVYEDGQSASCIAFVLMMYKEAGLFDPITSSVEVTEFTIKDAYTLNFFEDNATRLPEWCNKDDDVKLPFCQIKGRYRMELPGFNTMEPYAHMNERCPSLPPDYNRTKGC; translated from the exons ATGATGACGTCTAGACTCAAGCTCCTCGCTCTTCCTATCCTGCTGGTCCTCCTCATCCTCTTCGCCGCCCGGCCCCGCGTCCTCCCGGAGGCGGTCCTCCGCGCCCCGGTCCTCCCGGGCGACCTCCTCCCGCTCCTGCCCTGGTCCGTGGCGCAGCCGCTgctccgccgcctcgcgctgcgGGGCCCCGCCGACCTGCTCCCGGCCTTCGTCGGCGCCGCGCGCCCGCAGGCGCCCGACGACGCCCACCCGCTCGCGGAGTGGAAGGGCGCTTGCTTCTACGAGAACAGGGCATGGGTGGAGTTCCGCAACGGGACCGACGGGGGCCTCGGAGGCGGCATAGTCCATGTGGAG ACATCCAAAGCACACAGCTGGACTTGCATAGATCTGTATGTATTTGCAACACCGTACAGAGTTACATGGGATTATTACTTTTTGGGGCGAGAGCACACTCTTGATTTCGAAGAATGGGAAAGCGAGGCCGAGTATGAATAT GTGAAACGTAATGGTGTGTCCATTTTCCTCATGCCATCTGGAACAATTGGGACACTTCGAGCACTTTGGGAGGTCTTCCCTCTGTTCACAAATACTGCATGGGGTGAGAATGCGAATCTTGCTTTTCTCAAGAAGCATATGGGTGCCACCTTTGAGGAACGACCGAAACCTTGGGTCTCAGAGTTAAATCCTGATGATATCCACTCTGGAGATTTCTTGGTTTTATCAAAGATTCGTGGGCGCTGGGGTGGTTTTGAAACACTGGAGAAGTGGGTTACTGGTGCTTATGCAGGCCATACTGCGGTTTGCCTTAGGGACTCTGATGGAAAGCTTTGGGTTGGGGAATCTGGTAATGAAAATGAACAG GGAGAAGATGTTATTGCTATCCTGCCCTGGGAGGAATGGTGGGAGTTTGAAGTGACAAAGGATGACTCAAATCCTCAGATTGCACTGCTTCCATTGCATCCAGATTTGCGAGCAAAATTTAATGAGACAGCAGCTTGGATTTATGCAAAAAGCATGGATGGGAAGCCTTATGGGTACCACAATATGATATTTAGCTGGATTGATACCATCAGTGATAATTATCCACCACCATTAGATGCTCATGTG GTTGCTTCTGTTATGACTGTATGGACCAAGCTTCAACCAGAGTATGCTGGTAATATGTGGGAAGAAGCCCTTAACAAACGGCTTGGAACTAAG GGTCTTCACCTTTCTGAAATCATAGTGGAATCAGAGAAACGTGGGATAACATTTGACAAGTTACTAACTGTTCCTGAGAATGATAGTTGGGTCTATGAAGATGGCCAGTCAGCATCTTGTATAGCTTTCGTCCTTATGATGTACAAGGAGGCTGGACTCTTTGACCCTATTACCAGCTCTGTTGAAGTTACCGAATTCACA ATAAAAGATGCTTACACCCTCAACTTTTTTGAGGACAACGCCACCCGACTTCCGGAATGGTGCAACAAGGATGACGACGTGAAGCTCCCCTTCTGCCAAATCAAGGGCAGGTACCGGATGGAGCTGCCTGGATTCAACACCATGGAACCCTATGCCCACATGAACGAAAGATGTCCATCCCTGCCTCCAGATTACAATAGGACTAAGGGTTGCTAG
- the LOC110433301 gene encoding uncharacterized protein LOC110433301, translating into MAAVAVIPYPVPCPSPSLSVPILYRSASAAAGGGCGCSLSLSNLRIRSLFALVARAGGHDGGGAPCGGTGLGVVVVALLLLAPSSLPPIPFLFRPFLLHAAAHRAPCPLSLSRSLPRQQWRTTDRLLYPSVPCGGCAKFPFFRKQWGSRVLCLEKCWFKG; encoded by the exons atggcggcggtggcggtaaTCCCCTACCCTGTGCCATGCCCCTCTCCGTCTCTCTCTGTCCCTATTCTCTACAGAAGTGCTAGCGCAGCAGCCGGCGGTGGTTGCGGctgctccctctccctctctaatCTCCGGATTCGCTCACTTTTCGCTCTCGTTGCACGGGCTGGCGGCCATGACGGCGGCGGTGCTCCATGCGGCGGAACAGGCCTCGGCGTAGTGGTGGTGGCCCTTCTCCTCCTCGCTCCCTCCTCTCTGCCCCCGATTCCCTTCCTCTTCCGCCCTTTCCTTCTCCACGCGGCAGCACACCGGGCTCCCtgtcctctttctctctctcgatCTCTCCCGAGGCAACAGTGGCGCACCACCGACCGCCTTCTCTACCCCTCCGTCCCCTGCGGTG GTTGTGCTAAATTTCCTTTCTTTAGAAAGCAATGGGGTTCCAG GGTCCTTTGCTTAGAAAAGTGTTGGTTCAAAGGATAG
- the LOC110433817 gene encoding uncharacterized protein LOC110433817 isoform X1, with the protein MANRSKLVAIALPLVAAAASLAVVLLLRSTYSPEDGYLGRVGTPWGGTVTVLPFSPTDMLPLLPRGVAMAALRALRGVSDIFPVFVGAAKAGGPGSASSSGGMVSWKGACFYENEAWLVFHNETGSKYGGGTLHLKTSKAHSWTCIDLYVFATPYRVTWDYYFLGREHTLDFEEWESEAEYEYVKRNGVSIFLMPSGTIGTLRALWEVFPLFTNTAWGENANLAFLKKHMGATFEERPKPWVSELNPDDIHSGDFLVLSKIRGRWGGFETLEKWVTGAYAGHTAVCLRDSDGKLWVGESGNENEQGEDVIAILPWEEWWEFEVTKDDSNPQIALLPLHPDLRAKFNETAAWIYAKSMDGKPYGYHNMIFSWIDTISDNYPPPLDAHVVASVMTVWTKLQPEYAGNMWEEALNKRLGTKGLHLSEIIVESEKRGITFDKLLTVPENDSWVYEDGQSASCIAFVLMMYKEAGLFDPITSSVEVTEFTIKDAYTLNFFEDNATRLPEWCNKDDDVKLPFCQIKGRYRMELPGFNTMEPYAHMNERCPSLPPDYNRTKGC; encoded by the exons ATGGCGAACCGCAGCAAGCTCGTTGCCATCGCCCTGCCGCTCGTGGCAGCAGCAGCCTCGCTCGCCGtcgtgctcctcctccgctccacGTACTCACCGGAAGACGGGTACCTCGGGCGCGTGGGTACGCCGTGGGGCGGTACCGTCACGGTCCTCCCATTCAGCCCCACGGACATGCTGCCCCTCCTGCCGCGGGGCGTCGCCATGGCCGCGCTCCGGGCGCTCCGCGGCGTCTCGGACATCTTCCCGGTGTTCGTGGGCGCCGCGAAGGCCGGCGGGCCGGGCTCGGCGTCCAGCAGCGGGGGGATGGTGAGCTGGAAGGGGGCCTGCTTCTACGAGAACGAGGCGTGGCTGGTGTTCCACAACGAGACCGGGTCCAAGTACGGCGGCGGCACACTCCATCTCAAG ACATCCAAAGCACACAGCTGGACTTGCATAGATCTGTATGTATTTGCAACACCGTACAGAGTTACATGGGATTATTACTTTTTGGGGCGAGAGCACACTCTTGATTTCGAAGAATGGGAAAGCGAGGCCGAGTATGAATAT GTGAAACGTAATGGTGTGTCCATTTTCCTCATGCCATCTGGAACAATTGGGACACTTCGAGCACTTTGGGAGGTCTTCCCTCTGTTCACAAATACTGCATGGGGTGAGAATGCGAATCTTGCTTTTCTCAAGAAGCATATGGGTGCCACCTTTGAGGAACGACCGAAACCTTGGGTCTCAGAGTTAAATCCTGATGATATCCACTCTGGAGATTTCTTGGTTTTATCAAAGATTCGTGGGCGCTGGGGTGGTTTTGAAACACTGGAGAAGTGGGTTACTGGTGCTTATGCAGGCCATACTGCGGTTTGCCTTAGGGACTCTGATGGAAAGCTTTGGGTTGGGGAATCTGGTAATGAAAATGAACAG GGAGAAGATGTTATTGCTATCCTGCCCTGGGAGGAATGGTGGGAGTTTGAAGTGACAAAGGATGACTCAAATCCTCAGATTGCACTGCTTCCATTGCATCCAGATTTGCGAGCAAAATTTAATGAGACAGCAGCTTGGATTTATGCAAAAAGCATGGATGGGAAGCCTTATGGGTACCACAATATGATATTTAGCTGGATTGATACCATCAGTGATAATTATCCACCACCATTAGATGCTCATGTG GTTGCTTCTGTTATGACTGTATGGACCAAGCTTCAACCAGAGTATGCTGGTAATATGTGGGAAGAAGCCCTTAACAAACGGCTTGGAACTAAG GGTCTTCACCTTTCTGAAATCATAGTGGAATCAGAGAAACGTGGGATAACATTTGACAAGTTACTAACTGTTCCTGAGAATGATAGTTGGGTCTATGAAGATGGCCAGTCAGCATCTTGTATAGCTTTCGTCCTTATGATGTACAAGGAGGCTGGACTCTTTGACCCTATTACCAGCTCTGTTGAAGTTACCGAATTCACA ATAAAAGATGCTTACACCCTCAACTTTTTTGAGGACAACGCCACCCGACTTCCGGAATGGTGCAACAAGGATGACGACGTGAAGCTCCCCTTCTGCCAAATCAAGGGCAGGTACCGGATGGAGCTGCCTGGATTCAACACCATGGAACCCTATGCCCACATGAACGAAAGATGTCCATCCCTGCCTCCAGATTACAATAGGACTAAGGGTTGCTAG
- the LOC8082384 gene encoding 40S ribosomal protein S25-2, translated as MHPRKCSSSPPIGSDGGEHASPAQNPTAKIYLLLALTRIAYSPPPRPPLRRSPHASAMAPKKEKAPPPSSKPAKSGGGKQKKKKWSKGKQKEKVNNSVLFDQATYDKLVSEVPKYKQITPSVLSERLRINGSLARRAIKDLMARGLIRMVSVHSSQQIYTRATNT; from the exons ATGCATCCCCGAAAATGCAGTTCCAGCCCTCCGATCGGATCAGACGGCGGAGAGCACGCATCACCAGCTCAAAACCCTACAGCTAAAATATACCTGCTGCTCGCCTTGACACGCATCGCAtattcgccgccgccgcgccctcccctccGTCGCTCGCCTCACGCCTCCGCCATG GCCCCGAAGAAGGAGAAGgccccgccgccgtcgtccaagCCGGCCAAGTCCGGAGGCGGgaagcagaagaagaagaagtggAGCAAGGGTAAGCAGAAGGAGAAGGTCAACAACTCGGTGCTCTTCGACCAGGCCACCTACGACAAGTTGGTCTCCGAGGTGCCCAAGTACAAGCAGATCACCCCATCCGTCCTCTCCGAGCGTCTCAGG ATTAATGGATCCTTGGCACGGAGGGCCATTAAGGATCTGATGGCAAGGGGGCTCATAAGGATGGTCTCTGTTCATTCCAGCCAGCAGATATACACCAGGGCAACCAACACATGA
- the LOC8082383 gene encoding 40S ribosomal protein S25-4, whose protein sequence is MAPKKDKAPPPSSKPAKSGGGKQKKKKWSKGKQKEKVNNAVLFDQATYDKLLSEVPKYKQITPSVLSERLRINGSLARRAIKDLMARGLIRMIAVHSSQQIYTRATNT, encoded by the exons ATG GCCCCGAAGAAGGATAAGgccccgccgccgtcgtccaagCCGGCTAAGTCCGGAGGCGGgaagcagaagaagaagaagtggAGCAAGGGTAAGCAGAAGGAGAAGGTCAACAACGCGGTGCTCTTCGACCAGGCCACCTACGACAAGTTGCTCTCCGAGGTTCCCAAGTACAAGCAGATCACCCCGTCCGTGCTCTCCGAGCGTCTCAGG ATCAATGGATCCTTGGCACGGAGGGCCATTAAGGATCTGATGGCAAGGGGGCTCATAAGGATGATCGCTGTTCATTCCAGCCAGCAGATATACACCAGGGCAACCAACACATGA
- the LOC8055006 gene encoding probable pectate lyase 4 — MASKEFIVVFLLILHAALTTVHGQNIIDRCWRRQRNWAANRQRLAVCSVGFAGKMRQNRGAGVIRYTVTDPGDDPVRPRPGTLRYGATVLAGKVWITFARSMHIRLAQPLFVKSFTAIDGRGADVHIAGGAGIVLYQVRSVIVHGLHIHDCRAQPEGPAVRPGGAVQPAGGMDGDAIRLVSSTKVWIDHNSLSQCEDGLVDVTVGSTDVTISNNWFFNHDKVMLLGHDDGHAADSRMRVTVAFNRFGPNVNQRMPRIRHGYAHVVNNLYMGWKDYAIGGSMGPSVKSQGNLFMASGPADNKKVTRRMPVAGRDGGDWASIGDSFENGAFFKQTGSRVRPNYNKHQAFAAASSNEVRSLTKDAGVLRCSVGAAC; from the coding sequence ATGGCCTCCAAAGAATTCATCGTCGTCTTCCTTTTAATCCTCCATGCCGCACTGACGACGGTCCACGGCCAAAACATCATCGACCGGTGCTGGCGCCGCCAGCGCAACTGGGCCGCGAACCGGCAGCGGCTGGCCGTGTGCTCGGTGGGCTTCGCCGGGAAGATGCGGCAGAACCGCGGGGCCGGTGTCATCCGCTACACGGTCACCGACCCCGGCGACGACCCGGTGCGGCCGCGCCCGGGCACGCTGCGGTACGGCGCGACGGTGCTGGCCGGGAAGGTGTGGATCACCTTCGCGAGGAGCATGCACATCAGGCTGGCGCAGCCGCTGTTCGTGAAGAGCTTCACGGCCATCGACGGGCGCGGCGCCGACGTGCACATCGCGGGCGGCGCGGGCATCGTGCTGTACCAGGTGCGCAGCGTCATCGTGCACGGGCTGCACATCCACGACTGCCGCGCGCAGCCCGAGGGCCCGGCGGTCAGGCCCGGCGGCGCCGTGCAGCCGGCCGGCGGCATGGACGGCGACGCCATCCGGCTGGTGTCGAGCACCAAGGTGTGGATCGACCACAACTCCCTGTCGCAGTGCGAGGACGGGCTGGTGGACGTGACGGTCGGCTCCACCGACGTGACCATCTCCAACAACTGGTTCTTCAACCACGACAAGGTCATGCTGCTCGGCCACGACGACGGCCACGCCGCCGACAGCCGGATGCGCGTCACCGTCGCGTTCAACCGGTTCGGACCAAACGTCAACCAGCGGATGCCAAGGATTAGGCATGGCTACGCTCACGTCGTGAACAATTTGTACATGGGATGGAAAGACTACGCCATCGGAGGGAGCATGGGACCAAGCGTCAAGAGCCAGGGCAACCTGTTCATGGCCTCCGGCCCAGCAGATAACAAGAAGGTGACGAGAAGGATGCCGGTGGCGGGGAGGGATGGAGGGGACTGGGCCTCCATTGGGGACTCCTTCGAGAACGGCGCTTTCTTCAAGCAGACGGGCAGCAGGGTGCGCCCGAATTACAACAAGCATCAGGCCTTCGCGGCAGCCAGCTCCAACGAAGTAAGGTCGCTGACCAAGGACGCCGGCGTTCTCAGGTGCTCTGTCGGCGCCGCGTGCTGA
- the LOC8082385 gene encoding uncharacterized protein LOC8082385, translating to MGNCTASQRAVESWVDDGEWEEEEEATSSSSDGEHHHHHHDDERRREDHHDSEVTIRITKRQLHELMEKNGSGGHGGLPLLPGFGSGRRSAEQLLADIMNSGEVHHRDHQREGHWHWKPALQSIPETVESP from the coding sequence ATGGGGAACTGCACGGCGTCGCAGCGCGCAGTGGAGTCGTGGGTCGACGACGGCGagtgggaggaggaggaggaggcgacctcgtcgtcgtcggacggcgagcaccaccaccaccaccacgacgACGAGAGGAGGAGAGAGGACCATCACGACTCTGAGGTGACCATCAGGATCACCAAGAGGCAGCTGCACGAGCTGATGGAGAAGAATGGCAGCGGCGGTCACGGCGGGCTACCGCTACTACCAGGGTTTGGGAGCGGCCGGCGGTCGGCCGAGCAGCTGCTGGCGGACAtcatgaactccggcgaggtgcatCACCGCGACCACCAGAGGGAGGGGCACTGGCACTGGAAGCCCGCGCTGCAGAGCATCCCGGAGACCGTCGAGTCACCATGA
- the LOC8054734 gene encoding uncharacterized protein At2g27730, mitochondrial: MATRAAARFLQRRLLSSGGKVLSEEEKAAENVYIKKMEQEKLEKLARKGPSSGQQASSTTGSAANDVKVGAGPTESASASVSSDKNRNYAVLAGTVAALSGLGWYLLSKPKKSEEVVD; the protein is encoded by the exons ATGGCGACCAGGGCGGCGGCGAGGTTCCTGCAGCGCAGGCTCCTGTCTTCCGGCGGCAAGGTCCTCAGCGAGGAGGAGAAGGCCGCCGAGAACGTGTACATCAAG AAAATGGAACAAGAGAAGCTGGAGAAGCTCGCACGCAAG GGACCCAGTTCAGGACAGCAAGCTTCATCAACCACAGGCTCTGCAGCAAATGATGTGAAGGTTGGCGCTGGGCCAACAGAGTCAGCGTCTGCAAGTGTGTCATCCGACAAGAACAGGAACTACGCTGTCCTGGCAGGCACAGTTGCTGCCCTGAGTGGTCTGGGTTGGTATCTATTGTCAAAGCCTAAGAAGTCGGAGGAGGTTGTGGACTGA